In the genome of Bryobacteraceae bacterium, one region contains:
- a CDS encoding Spy/CpxP family protein refolding chaperone: protein MNNATIGKNKWVRRGLLAAAVGTVSAGLLVAQGPGFGRGHGFSGFGGFGEGRMLRFAAHVLDLSDAQQTQIKTIFQDTFTANEGLRSELKKIHEPAADAVKANKGDAEYARIANSASPLVTQLITSHMSAMAKVWQVLTPEQREKAEKIRADFRDRMSQRPNHRHRQVQ from the coding sequence ATGAACAACGCAACGATCGGAAAGAACAAGTGGGTGCGCCGCGGTTTGCTGGCTGCCGCGGTGGGAACGGTTTCGGCCGGATTGCTGGTGGCGCAAGGCCCGGGTTTCGGCCGCGGCCACGGCTTCAGCGGATTCGGCGGGTTCGGCGAGGGCCGCATGTTGCGCTTTGCCGCGCACGTGCTCGACCTCAGCGACGCCCAGCAAACGCAGATCAAGACGATCTTTCAGGACACGTTCACCGCCAACGAAGGCCTGCGCAGTGAGCTGAAGAAGATACACGAGCCGGCCGCCGACGCGGTGAAGGCGAACAAGGGCGACGCCGAATATGCGCGGATCGCCAACAGCGCGTCCCCGCTGGTGACGCAGTTGATCACGTCGCACATGTCGGCGATGGCCAAGGTGTGGCAGGTGCTGACGCCGGAGCAGAGGGAAAAGGCCGAGAAGATCCGAGCCGATTTCCGAGACCGGATGAGCCAGCGGCCCAACCACCGTCACCGCCAGGTTCAGTAG